The Marinobacter halotolerans genome includes a window with the following:
- the thrS gene encoding threonine--tRNA ligase, whose amino-acid sequence MPVVTLPDGSHRSFSESVTVHDVAADIGAGLAKAAIAGRVNGTLVDTSFPIEEDADLAIITERDEEGVDVIRHSTAHLMAMAVQELFPGAQVTIGPVIDNGFYYDFKYDRPFTNEDLSRIEKRMEELAKQDLPVSRSVMSRDEAIKLFDEMGEEYKVRIIEDIPGDEDLSFYRQGDFIDLCRGPHVPSTGKLKAFKLTKVAGAYWRGDTSNEQLQRVYGTAWGNKKDLKAYLHRLEEAEKRDHRKIGKKLNLFHMQEEAPGMVFWHPDGWSLYQEVEQYMRQKQHEYGYKEIKTPQVVSRALWEKSGHWDKFKDDMFTTESEKHDYAIKPMNCPCHVQVFNQGLKSYKDLPLRLAEFGSCHRNEASGALHGLMRVRGFTQDDAHIFCEENAIQKEVSAFIGMLHEIYTDFGFDQILYKLSTRPEKRVGSDEVWDKSEAALEQALNREGVDWELLPGEGAFYGPKIEFSLKDCIGRVWQCGTIQVDFSMPGRLGAQYVADNSERKTPVMLHRAVLGSFERFIGILIEEYEGAFPTWLAPTQIAVMNITDNQRDYCQNLAKKWDSLGYRVNADLRNEKIGFKIREHTINKVPFLVVVGDQEVENNAVSVRTRKGEDMGTLSLDAFEQLMADEIERKGRTKTEI is encoded by the coding sequence ATGCCAGTCGTTACTCTGCCTGATGGCAGCCATCGCAGTTTTTCCGAATCCGTAACCGTTCATGACGTTGCCGCCGACATCGGCGCAGGTCTTGCGAAAGCCGCAATTGCAGGCCGGGTGAATGGAACACTCGTGGATACCAGTTTTCCCATTGAAGAAGACGCGGATCTCGCCATTATTACCGAGCGTGATGAAGAGGGTGTGGATGTCATCCGCCACTCGACCGCTCACCTGATGGCCATGGCCGTTCAGGAGCTGTTCCCCGGTGCCCAGGTAACCATCGGCCCGGTGATTGATAACGGCTTCTATTACGATTTCAAATACGATCGTCCGTTTACCAACGAAGACCTGAGCCGGATCGAGAAACGCATGGAAGAACTGGCAAAGCAGGATCTTCCGGTATCCCGTTCGGTGATGTCCCGTGACGAAGCCATCAAACTGTTCGATGAGATGGGCGAAGAATATAAAGTCCGCATCATTGAAGATATTCCCGGTGATGAAGATTTGTCCTTCTACCGGCAGGGCGATTTTATCGACCTGTGCCGCGGCCCCCACGTGCCTAGCACCGGCAAGCTAAAAGCCTTCAAGCTGACTAAGGTGGCCGGCGCCTACTGGCGCGGTGATACCAGCAATGAACAGCTACAGCGGGTGTACGGCACCGCCTGGGGCAACAAGAAGGACCTGAAGGCCTATCTGCATCGTCTGGAAGAGGCGGAAAAGCGCGACCACCGCAAGATCGGCAAGAAGCTGAACCTGTTCCACATGCAGGAAGAGGCTCCGGGCATGGTGTTCTGGCACCCGGACGGCTGGTCGCTGTATCAGGAAGTTGAGCAGTACATGCGCCAGAAGCAGCATGAGTACGGCTACAAAGAAATCAAGACGCCACAAGTGGTGTCCCGTGCGCTCTGGGAAAAGTCCGGGCACTGGGACAAGTTCAAGGACGACATGTTCACCACCGAGTCCGAGAAACATGACTACGCCATCAAGCCCATGAACTGCCCCTGCCACGTGCAGGTGTTCAACCAGGGTCTGAAAAGCTACAAGGACCTGCCCCTGCGGCTGGCGGAGTTCGGTTCCTGTCACCGCAATGAGGCATCCGGTGCGCTTCACGGGCTGATGCGGGTTCGCGGATTTACCCAGGACGATGCTCATATCTTCTGCGAGGAAAACGCGATCCAGAAGGAAGTGTCGGCGTTTATCGGCATGCTTCACGAGATCTACACTGACTTCGGCTTTGACCAGATTCTTTACAAGCTGTCCACCCGCCCGGAAAAGCGGGTCGGTTCCGATGAAGTCTGGGACAAATCCGAGGCGGCACTGGAGCAGGCGCTGAATCGCGAGGGCGTGGATTGGGAGCTGCTGCCGGGGGAGGGTGCGTTCTACGGCCCCAAGATCGAATTTTCCTTGAAGGACTGCATCGGTCGGGTATGGCAGTGTGGTACCATCCAGGTCGACTTTTCGATGCCCGGGCGTCTTGGCGCCCAATACGTTGCGGATAACTCCGAGCGGAAAACACCGGTTATGCTTCATCGCGCCGTACTGGGCTCATTCGAGCGCTTTATCGGTATTCTGATCGAAGAATATGAAGGGGCATTCCCCACCTGGCTGGCACCCACACAGATTGCGGTGATGAATATTACCGACAATCAGCGGGATTATTGCCAGAATCTCGCAAAAAAGTGGGATTCTCTGGGGTATAGGGTTAATGCTGACTTGAGAAACGAGAAGATCGGCTTTAAAATCCGCGAGCACACTATTAACAAAGTGCCCTTTCTTGTTGTTGTCGGTGATCAAGAGGTCGAGAACAACGCCGTTTCGGTGAGAACCCGTAAAGGCGAAGACATGGGCACTTTATCGCTGGACGCGTTTGAGCAGCTGATGGCTGACGAAATCGAACGCAAAGGCAGAACTAAAACGGAGATCTGA
- a CDS encoding TRAP transporter permease, with product MTSSEPNEGAGVGRDVDRDKIKQVLQTETGGRAATGPAAVVLFIVPLCWSLFQLWIASPLPYILEIGIFNSTETRSIHLAFAAFLAFSAYPMIRGRHVNHVPIYDWVLALAAAFTASYLFFFYEELAERPGAPITQDIVVALCGLVLLLEATRRALGLPLTIVAGIFIIYAVAGPYMPDVISHGGASLNKLASHMWLGTEGVFGVALGVSTSFVFLFVLFGALLERAGAGNYFIQVAYAMLGHMRGGPAKAAVVSSGLSGVISGSSIANVVTTGTFTIPLMKRVGFPATKAGAVEVAASTNGQLTPPIMGAAAFLMVEYVGISYLEVIKHAILPAMISYVALIYIVHLEACKLKMKGIERLNRPTLAQRMLNWVVILLGLSVLTLAVYYGIGWTKDLFGEAAIWVLGPLLLLAYIGLVGYATRFPDLEEDDPDSSMDKLPEVGPTVKTGLYFLLPVVVLVWCLTVERFSPQLSAFWATIFMIFIVVTQRPLKAAFRRHGNLLQRTVQGFNDLVHSLVTGARNMVGIGVATATAGIVVGTVTLTGIGLVMTQFVEFISGGNLLLMLIFTALISLILGMGLPTTANYIVVSTLMAPVIVTLGAQNGLLVPLIAVHLFVFYFGILADDTPPVGLAAYAAAAISGADPIKTGVQGFTYDIRTAILPFMFIFNTQLLLIDLTGWFDLLVTVVSAVTAMLVFSAATQGYWFTKSYKWESALLLLITFTLFRPGYWWDMVYPATQDLPGTAIEEHVETVPPGAPIVIKASGMSLAGDEVSTYLKLPLPAAETPEARLAEAGLELSESDGKMVVDFVGFGSPAENAGISFGWTIDAVRVENERPPKELMFIPALLLLGLVAFGQLRRRTPEEASVT from the coding sequence ATGACCAGTAGCGAACCCAATGAAGGGGCTGGCGTGGGCCGCGATGTGGACCGCGACAAGATCAAACAAGTTCTTCAGACAGAGACCGGGGGGAGGGCTGCTACGGGGCCAGCTGCGGTTGTACTGTTCATCGTGCCTTTGTGCTGGTCTTTGTTCCAGCTGTGGATTGCATCACCGCTCCCCTACATCCTTGAGATAGGGATTTTCAATTCCACGGAAACCCGATCCATCCATCTTGCGTTTGCCGCTTTTCTGGCGTTTTCAGCCTATCCCATGATTCGGGGCAGGCATGTTAACCATGTTCCCATATACGACTGGGTGCTGGCGCTTGCGGCGGCTTTTACCGCCTCGTATCTTTTCTTTTTCTACGAAGAGCTGGCCGAGCGGCCGGGTGCGCCCATTACCCAGGATATTGTGGTGGCGCTCTGTGGTCTGGTGCTTTTGCTGGAAGCCACCCGGCGAGCGCTGGGTTTGCCACTGACCATTGTGGCGGGTATTTTTATTATCTATGCAGTGGCCGGCCCTTACATGCCGGACGTGATTTCCCACGGTGGGGCCAGTCTGAACAAGCTGGCGTCCCACATGTGGCTGGGTACCGAAGGGGTTTTCGGTGTGGCCCTGGGTGTGTCCACCAGTTTTGTGTTTCTGTTTGTCCTGTTCGGGGCGCTTCTGGAACGTGCCGGTGCGGGCAACTACTTCATCCAGGTGGCTTACGCCATGCTTGGCCACATGCGAGGGGGCCCGGCCAAGGCCGCCGTGGTATCCAGCGGCCTGAGCGGGGTTATCTCCGGTTCGTCCATTGCCAATGTGGTGACAACCGGCACCTTTACCATTCCGCTCATGAAACGGGTGGGCTTTCCGGCAACAAAAGCCGGTGCGGTTGAAGTGGCAGCTTCCACCAACGGGCAGCTGACGCCGCCCATCATGGGCGCCGCGGCTTTCCTGATGGTGGAGTATGTCGGCATCTCCTACCTGGAGGTGATCAAACACGCCATTCTGCCTGCCATGATTTCCTACGTGGCGCTCATTTACATCGTGCACCTGGAAGCCTGCAAGCTGAAGATGAAGGGCATTGAACGGCTCAATCGTCCCACTCTTGCCCAGCGTATGCTCAACTGGGTGGTGATTCTGCTGGGGCTGAGCGTCCTCACTCTTGCGGTCTACTATGGTATTGGCTGGACCAAGGATCTCTTTGGTGAAGCCGCCATATGGGTGCTGGGGCCGCTGCTTCTGCTGGCCTATATAGGGCTGGTCGGCTATGCCACCCGCTTTCCGGATCTTGAGGAAGACGACCCTGATTCTTCTATGGATAAGTTGCCGGAAGTAGGGCCGACGGTAAAAACCGGGCTCTATTTCCTGCTGCCGGTGGTGGTGCTGGTCTGGTGTCTGACGGTCGAGCGCTTTTCGCCGCAACTGTCCGCTTTCTGGGCAACCATATTCATGATTTTTATTGTGGTGACCCAGAGGCCGCTGAAAGCCGCTTTTCGCCGGCATGGCAATCTGCTGCAGCGCACTGTACAGGGCTTTAATGACCTGGTGCATTCACTGGTCACCGGCGCACGGAACATGGTCGGTATTGGTGTAGCAACGGCTACGGCCGGTATTGTCGTAGGCACGGTTACTCTGACCGGTATCGGGCTGGTTATGACCCAGTTTGTTGAATTTATTTCCGGCGGCAACCTGCTGTTGATGCTTATATTCACGGCACTCATCAGTCTGATTCTGGGCATGGGGCTGCCTACCACGGCAAACTATATTGTGGTGTCCACTCTGATGGCGCCGGTCATCGTCACCCTGGGGGCCCAGAACGGGCTGCTGGTTCCGTTGATTGCGGTGCACCTGTTTGTCTTCTACTTCGGGATACTGGCGGATGATACGCCGCCCGTGGGGCTGGCGGCTTATGCCGCCGCCGCCATATCAGGAGCAGACCCGATAAAGACCGGTGTCCAGGGCTTCACGTACGACATCCGCACGGCGATTCTCCCGTTCATGTTTATCTTCAATACTCAGTTATTGCTGATTGATCTGACCGGGTGGTTCGATCTGCTGGTCACCGTTGTGAGCGCGGTCACCGCCATGCTGGTGTTCTCCGCGGCTACCCAGGGCTACTGGTTCACCAAGAGCTATAAATGGGAATCGGCGCTCCTGTTGCTGATTACCTTTACGCTTTTCCGCCCGGGTTACTGGTGGGACATGGTGTACCCGGCCACGCAGGACCTGCCAGGTACCGCAATTGAAGAGCACGTGGAGACGGTGCCGCCGGGTGCCCCGATCGTCATCAAGGCGTCCGGTATGTCCCTCGCAGGCGATGAGGTCTCCACCTATCTGAAATTGCCGTTACCAGCGGCGGAAACCCCGGAAGCCCGGCTGGCAGAAGCCGGGCTGGAGCTTTCAGAAAGTGATGGCAAAATGGTGGTCGACTTTGTGGGCTTCGGGAGCCCGGCGGAGAATGCGGGTATAAGCTTTGGCTGGACCATTGATGCGGTTCGAGTGGAAAACGAGCGTCCACCGAAAGAACTGATGTTCATACCGGCGCTGCTGTTGCTTGGGCTTGTTGCTTTCGGACAGCTCCGGCGACGAACGCCGGAAGAGGCCAGCGTGACCTGA
- a CDS encoding TAXI family TRAP transporter solute-binding subunit — protein MALKQKFSAIAVAAAVSFGATTASVNAQEQQFVTIGTGGVTGVYYPAGGAICRLVNMDRKEHGIRCSVESTGGSVYNLNAIRQGELDLAVAQSDWQFHAYNGTSQFKEDGANKDLRAVFSLHPEPFTVVASKGSGIKTFEDLAGKRVSVGNPGSGQRATAEVLMEEMGWTMDKFALPAELKAAEQSQALCDGNIDAFFYTVGHPSGAIKEATTSCDSVLVNVDNAATERLINENPYYREATIPGGMYRGSDEDVTTFGVAATLVSSTDVSEEVVYQVVKAVFENFDSFKRLHPAFANLEKEEMVSNALSAPLHPGAKKYYKEVGLVD, from the coding sequence ATGGCACTTAAACAGAAATTTTCCGCCATTGCGGTAGCCGCCGCCGTCAGTTTCGGGGCAACGACTGCCTCGGTAAATGCTCAGGAACAGCAGTTTGTCACCATCGGAACGGGTGGCGTGACGGGCGTGTACTATCCCGCCGGTGGTGCAATCTGCCGACTGGTCAATATGGACCGCAAGGAGCATGGAATTCGTTGTTCGGTCGAGAGTACCGGCGGTTCCGTATACAACCTGAACGCCATTCGCCAGGGTGAGCTTGACCTGGCTGTCGCCCAGTCCGACTGGCAGTTCCATGCCTACAACGGCACCAGTCAGTTCAAGGAAGATGGCGCTAACAAGGATTTGCGAGCGGTATTCTCGCTGCATCCCGAGCCTTTCACCGTGGTTGCAAGCAAAGGGTCCGGCATCAAGACGTTCGAGGATCTGGCTGGCAAGCGCGTTTCCGTGGGCAACCCGGGTTCTGGACAGCGCGCCACAGCCGAGGTTCTGATGGAGGAAATGGGCTGGACCATGGACAAGTTTGCCTTGCCTGCCGAGCTGAAAGCGGCGGAGCAGTCCCAGGCGCTGTGTGATGGCAACATCGACGCGTTCTTCTACACGGTCGGTCACCCGTCCGGTGCAATCAAAGAAGCCACCACCTCCTGCGACAGTGTGCTGGTGAACGTCGACAATGCGGCCACGGAAAGGTTGATTAACGAGAACCCGTACTATCGTGAAGCCACCATTCCGGGCGGCATGTATCGTGGAAGCGATGAGGATGTAACCACCTTCGGTGTGGCGGCAACCCTGGTGTCTTCGACCGACGTTTCCGAAGAGGTTGTGTATCAGGTAGTCAAGGCTGTGTTTGAAAACTTCGACAGCTTCAAGCGCCTGCATCCTGCCTTTGCCAACCTGGAAAAAGAGGAAATGGTCAGCAACGCGCTCAGCGCACCGCTCCATCCTGGGGCGAAGAAGTACTATAAAGAAGTGGGTCTGGTCGACTGA
- a CDS encoding efflux RND transporter permease subunit, giving the protein MSNPKHDKGEHYITTPKAEPFLERLIFNNRAIILIAFLILTLFLGYNAVKIQPDASFERMIPLEHPYIVNMLEHRESLANLGNFVRIAVEVEEGDIFTQEYMETLKQITDEVFYLNGVDRSGLKSLWTSNVRWVEVTEQGFQGGTVIPDNYDGSRESLEQLRQNVLRSNEVGRLVADNFKSTIVYAPLYEKNPETGEALNYGEFSRQLEEKIRQKYEAQNPNIDIHIVGFAKKVGDLIEGIGSIAYFAGITILLTTLLLFGYSRSVTGTLVPVFTSIVAVFLQLGTLRLLGYGLDPYSVLVPFLVFAIGISHGVQIVNAMAVEASKGFDKVTAARLAFRALYIPGMLALVSDAFGFLTLIFIEIDVIRDLAVAAGIGVAFVILTNLVLHVLIMSYVGISKGGIRHVQNHDEKNDRKWRVMSYFAHPGVAPISLLIAVIGLGLGLYYKQDLKVGDLDQGAPELRKDSRYNKDNAFIIDNYSTSADVLVVMVKTEEEQCTQYNVLRAMDSLQWELENTPGVQSSASLADVSKIVTKALNEGNWKWYEISRNQTIINASIRQAPAGLINVNCDLTPVLVFLEDHKAETLETVTERVEEFASNNNTDEFTFLLAAGNAGVEAATNEVISSAKNVMLAFVYGVVALLCLATFRSVRAVLCILIPLGLTSILAEAIMAVSGIGIKVATLPVIALGVGIGVDYGIYIYSKLEKYLLEGRTLQDAYFETLRSTGKAVIFTGITLGIGVVTWIFSPIKFQADMGLLLFFMFIWNMVGSIWLLPALARFLLRPDRMVAKARAAK; this is encoded by the coding sequence ATGTCCAACCCGAAGCATGATAAGGGCGAACATTACATCACGACGCCGAAGGCCGAACCGTTTCTGGAACGGCTGATTTTCAACAATCGGGCGATTATCCTGATTGCTTTTCTCATCCTGACACTGTTTCTGGGCTATAACGCCGTAAAGATTCAGCCGGATGCCAGTTTTGAGCGAATGATTCCGCTTGAGCATCCGTACATCGTAAACATGCTTGAGCACCGAGAAAGTCTCGCCAACCTTGGCAACTTCGTCCGTATAGCGGTGGAAGTCGAGGAAGGTGACATTTTCACCCAGGAATACATGGAGACGCTCAAGCAGATCACCGATGAGGTGTTCTATCTCAATGGCGTTGACCGCTCTGGCCTCAAATCCCTTTGGACGTCGAATGTTCGCTGGGTCGAGGTAACCGAGCAGGGCTTCCAGGGTGGCACGGTTATTCCGGATAACTACGACGGTTCCCGTGAAAGCCTTGAGCAGCTTCGCCAGAACGTGCTGAGATCCAACGAGGTTGGTCGCCTGGTGGCTGACAACTTCAAGTCCACCATCGTCTACGCGCCGCTTTACGAGAAGAACCCGGAAACCGGCGAAGCGTTGAACTATGGCGAGTTCTCCCGTCAGCTTGAAGAGAAAATCCGCCAGAAGTACGAGGCCCAGAACCCCAATATCGATATCCATATTGTCGGTTTTGCCAAGAAGGTCGGTGACCTTATCGAGGGCATTGGTTCGATTGCCTACTTTGCGGGCATCACCATTCTGCTGACCACGTTGCTGCTGTTTGGTTACTCCCGTTCCGTGACCGGAACCCTGGTGCCAGTGTTCACGTCTATCGTAGCCGTCTTTCTTCAGCTGGGAACGCTGCGTTTGTTGGGCTACGGGCTTGATCCGTATTCTGTGCTTGTTCCCTTCCTGGTATTTGCCATCGGCATCAGTCACGGGGTTCAGATTGTTAACGCCATGGCTGTGGAGGCGTCGAAAGGGTTTGATAAGGTCACAGCCGCACGACTCGCGTTTCGTGCGCTGTACATTCCCGGCATGCTGGCGCTGGTATCGGACGCCTTTGGTTTCCTGACGCTGATTTTCATTGAAATTGACGTGATCCGTGATCTGGCTGTAGCTGCAGGTATCGGTGTTGCGTTTGTTATCCTGACCAACCTCGTGTTGCATGTCCTCATCATGTCTTATGTCGGTATATCCAAAGGCGGTATCCGGCACGTCCAGAATCATGACGAGAAGAATGATCGCAAATGGCGCGTCATGTCCTACTTCGCGCATCCCGGTGTCGCACCGATTTCGCTGCTGATTGCGGTCATCGGTCTTGGCCTCGGTTTGTACTATAAGCAGGACCTGAAGGTTGGCGACCTGGATCAGGGCGCACCCGAGCTGCGCAAGGATTCCAGGTACAATAAGGACAATGCGTTCATCATCGACAACTACTCTACCAGTGCGGATGTTCTGGTGGTGATGGTCAAGACCGAGGAAGAGCAGTGCACCCAGTACAATGTTCTGCGGGCGATGGATTCGCTGCAGTGGGAGCTTGAGAACACTCCGGGTGTGCAGTCTTCGGCGTCGCTGGCTGACGTGTCCAAGATTGTTACCAAGGCGCTTAACGAAGGTAACTGGAAGTGGTATGAGATTTCCCGCAACCAGACCATCATCAACGCCTCAATCCGGCAGGCGCCTGCCGGGCTGATCAACGTGAACTGCGATCTGACGCCGGTACTGGTATTCCTGGAGGACCACAAGGCGGAGACACTTGAGACGGTTACCGAGCGTGTGGAGGAGTTCGCCAGCAACAACAACACTGACGAATTCACCTTCTTGCTTGCCGCCGGTAACGCGGGTGTGGAAGCAGCCACCAACGAGGTCATTTCCAGCGCCAAGAACGTGATGCTTGCCTTCGTCTATGGCGTGGTGGCTCTGCTGTGCCTGGCGACCTTCAGGTCAGTACGGGCCGTGTTGTGTATCCTGATTCCGCTTGGGCTGACGTCGATTCTGGCCGAGGCGATCATGGCGGTCTCGGGTATCGGTATCAAAGTTGCCACTCTGCCGGTCATCGCCCTGGGCGTCGGTATTGGTGTCGACTATGGCATCTATATCTACAGCAAGCTCGAGAAATACCTGCTTGAGGGCAGAACGCTTCAGGACGCGTATTTCGAGACCCTGAGATCGACTGGCAAAGCCGTAATCTTTACCGGTATCACGCTGGGCATTGGTGTCGTGACCTGGATATTCTCACCGATCAAATTCCAGGCGGACATGGGGCTGCTGTTGTTCTTCATGTTCATCTGGAACATGGTTGGATCAATCTGGCTGTTGCCGGCACTGGCGCGGTTCCTGCTGCGTCCGGACCGTATGGTCGCGAAGGCTCGCGCCGCAAAATAG
- a CDS encoding WD40/YVTN/BNR-like repeat-containing protein: protein MAKRLMCNTLGAACFGFSMAIAAPSVLAIADVIETPARPTDLAPERLLTDADRAGDRIVAAGERGHIIYSDNGGDSWSQAEVPVSVTLTGVDFATETHGWAVGHSGVVLHSDDAAETWTLQLTGVRAAELAIATLEEQIAAMEQRIAEAPEEDVPDLEWALGDLEFALENLQADQDVGPVNPLLDVWFKNEDYGFVVGAYGMFLRTTDGGETWEDMSPQLENPRNFHLNSITSITGGALVIVGEAGQIFVSVDGGDTWETRESPYEGSLFGAIGTGNVNEILTFGLRGNTFMSTDLGKTWKVVPNEGGATLNDGAVSEDGRITLVGNSGAVLMSTNGGESFRPYFRDDREGVMDVVPLPGTDVLLFGEGGVKHTDARGQDLQ, encoded by the coding sequence ATGGCTAAAAGGTTGATGTGCAACACTCTTGGAGCGGCCTGCTTTGGCTTTTCCATGGCGATAGCCGCCCCTTCAGTGTTAGCAATCGCAGACGTTATCGAAACTCCGGCCAGGCCCACGGATCTTGCGCCGGAGCGCCTGCTCACCGACGCGGATCGTGCTGGTGACAGAATCGTCGCAGCCGGAGAGCGCGGCCATATCATCTATTCTGATAATGGCGGTGATTCCTGGAGTCAGGCCGAGGTGCCTGTTTCAGTGACTCTGACCGGTGTCGATTTTGCCACCGAGACTCACGGTTGGGCGGTAGGTCACAGCGGTGTTGTGTTGCATTCCGATGATGCAGCTGAAACCTGGACACTCCAGCTGACTGGGGTCAGGGCGGCAGAATTGGCCATCGCCACCCTTGAGGAGCAGATCGCTGCCATGGAGCAGCGGATTGCCGAGGCACCTGAGGAAGACGTGCCCGATCTCGAATGGGCGCTGGGTGATCTGGAGTTTGCCCTTGAGAACCTTCAGGCGGACCAGGATGTTGGCCCGGTAAACCCGCTGCTGGATGTCTGGTTCAAAAACGAGGATTACGGTTTTGTTGTGGGTGCCTACGGCATGTTTCTGCGCACAACAGACGGCGGTGAGACCTGGGAAGATATGTCGCCGCAACTTGAGAATCCGCGAAACTTCCACCTGAACAGCATTACCAGCATCACCGGTGGTGCTCTGGTGATCGTGGGTGAAGCCGGGCAGATCTTTGTGTCGGTTGACGGCGGGGATACCTGGGAAACTCGCGAAAGTCCCTATGAGGGTTCACTGTTTGGCGCCATCGGCACCGGTAACGTGAACGAGATTCTTACATTCGGGCTCCGCGGTAATACCTTTATGTCTACGGACCTGGGCAAAACCTGGAAAGTGGTGCCGAATGAAGGCGGTGCGACCCTTAATGATGGTGCAGTTTCTGAAGATGGCCGGATCACGCTGGTCGGCAACTCCGGCGCGGTGTTGATGAGCACCAATGGCGGCGAAAGTTTCCGCCCCTACTTCAGGGACGACAGAGAAGGCGTAATGGACGTTGTGCCTCTTCCGGGCACTGATGTTCTTCTTTTTGGCGAGGGCGGAGTGAAACACACCGACGCTCGCGGCCAGGATCTACAATAA
- a CDS encoding DUF1329 domain-containing protein, with amino-acid sequence MNDKKNVFLGGLLAASVLASPVMAGVSPSEAAKLGQSLTPFGSEKAGNAAGTIPPWTGGLRAEDAPAAYEGSGQHHINPFPEDEVLFTIGASNAEQFDQYLTDGLRAMFETYPTTFNVPVYRSRRTHAVPDWVAENTQDNAVSAEVVGQGAGIDGAFGGYPFPILHGNNEQKAWQVMWNHLTRWRGVSITRRSSEVAVQTDGDYGLVTSQQEAFFNYYNPEGNEDTLDNVIFYYLSFTQSPPRLAGGAILIHETLNQVINPRNGWGYNAGQRRVRRAPNLGYDSPIAAADNLRTADDTDIFNGALDRYNWDYKGMREIYVPYNNYRLSEAGTPYSEILGISHVNPDLTRWELHRVHVVEANLKEGERHIYAKRRFYVDADSWNTLLVDQYDGRGELWRVTMGFAKNYYELPGVWTTLDVYHDLQARRYHVLGLDTEQPSTREFTNDVPNLRYYSPASLRRRSVR; translated from the coding sequence ATGAACGACAAAAAGAATGTTTTTCTGGGTGGTTTGCTTGCCGCATCGGTTCTTGCATCACCCGTGATGGCCGGCGTGTCTCCGAGTGAGGCCGCCAAACTTGGTCAGTCTCTTACACCTTTTGGCTCGGAAAAGGCCGGCAACGCCGCTGGCACGATTCCGCCCTGGACCGGGGGTCTGAGAGCAGAAGACGCGCCTGCGGCCTACGAAGGCAGCGGCCAGCACCACATCAACCCGTTCCCGGAAGATGAGGTGTTGTTTACGATCGGTGCCAGCAACGCCGAGCAATTCGATCAATACCTGACAGACGGCCTGCGGGCCATGTTTGAAACCTATCCCACCACCTTCAATGTGCCGGTGTATCGCAGCCGTCGTACCCACGCCGTGCCGGACTGGGTGGCTGAAAATACTCAGGATAACGCGGTCAGTGCCGAAGTTGTTGGACAGGGTGCCGGCATTGACGGTGCCTTCGGTGGCTATCCTTTCCCGATTCTGCACGGCAACAACGAACAGAAGGCCTGGCAGGTTATGTGGAACCACCTGACTCGCTGGCGCGGTGTATCGATTACTCGCCGTTCGAGCGAAGTGGCTGTTCAGACGGACGGTGACTACGGCCTGGTAACCTCCCAGCAGGAAGCCTTCTTCAATTACTACAACCCGGAAGGCAATGAAGACACGCTGGATAACGTGATCTTCTACTACCTGTCGTTCACCCAGTCTCCACCCCGCCTGGCCGGTGGTGCCATCCTGATTCACGAAACCCTGAACCAGGTCATCAATCCTCGTAACGGCTGGGGCTACAACGCTGGTCAGCGCCGCGTCCGCCGTGCGCCCAATCTGGGCTATGATTCACCGATTGCAGCGGCCGACAACCTGAGAACGGCAGACGACACCGATATCTTTAACGGTGCTCTTGACCGGTATAACTGGGATTACAAAGGCATGCGCGAAATCTATGTGCCTTACAACAATTATCGTCTCAGTGAAGCGGGCACGCCCTATTCCGAAATTCTCGGTATCTCCCATGTCAACCCGGACCTGACGCGCTGGGAGCTCCATCGCGTTCATGTTGTCGAGGCCAACCTGAAAGAGGGCGAGCGTCACATCTATGCAAAGCGTCGCTTCTACGTGGATGCCGACAGCTGGAACACCCTGCTGGTTGATCAGTATGACGGTCGTGGCGAGCTGTGGCGCGTCACCATGGGGTTCGCGAAGAATTATTACGAGCTTCCGGGTGTGTGGACTACACTGGATGTGTATCACGACCTGCAGGCCCGACGTTACCATGTACTCGGGCTTGACACTGAGCAGCCGTCAACCCGGGAATTCACCAATGACGTTCCCAACCTTCGTTACTACTCACCGGCGTCACTTCGTCGCAGGAGTGTCCGTTAA